A stretch of DNA from Thermodesulfobacteriota bacterium:
AACCGCCGTGGAACCTTTTACCCTGTCTGGTAATCCTGTATGGGAATGTTCCCTCTATCTCAGTATTTGGTACATTTATATTGAGAAATGTACCTTTAGGAAGCTTGTTTTTAAGGAGATGTTCAGCCAGTCTTACAGCAAAGATGGCAGCAGTTTGGAATTTAAAGTCCTTCTCAGCAACTAAGGAGATTGCAAAAGATGGTATGCCGAGCATAGTTCCTTCTCGGGCAGCAGCAACAGTACCAGAGTAGACAATATCATCCCCAAGATTCCCGCCCTTATTAATTCCTGAAACTATTAAATCAGGTTTCGTTTTTAAGATGCTGTTAACACCCAGGTTTACACAGTCCGTTGGGGTGCCATTCACAGAATAGTATTTTGGGGCAATCTCTTTTGCACGAAGGGGTTTATGTAGGGTTAAAGAATGGCTGACAGCACTCATTTCTCTATCGGGTGCCACGGCCCATACTTCCGCAATAGACCTGAGAGCATCGGTCAGGGTTGACAGCCCTTGAGAATTGATTCCGTCATCATTTGTTACCATAATCTTCAATCTTTTATCCCCTAATTTTTTCTACCCTCAGATTTTTTCTTGATGTCCAGGTTTTATTGTAAAATAAAAGTGGGGGCATTGTGAAAAGTGGCAGGGTAGACATCCCTAGTCTACCCTGCCACTTTATTTTCAGAGACACTATCTTACTTAGAACCTTTTTTGGTGTCTTTCCAGAAATTTGGAGTCCTCTTGTTAAAGAACGCGTCATGTGCCTCCTTAACCTCTGGTCTGTCAAAGAAGTCAGGTGCAATAAGAGATAGGATCTTATCGGTAGTCCACTTTATCTCATTCCCAACAGCATTAAAGCTCTGCTTTACAATCTGGAGGCAAGTAGGCGAAAGTCCCAACAGATCCTCACACCATCTATCAACTTCCTCTTCGAGCTTTGCCTCCGGAACAACGATATTTATCAGATCCATTTCATATGCCTGCCGGGCAGTGTATTGACGGCAGACCATCCACATTTCCTTTGCCCTTCTTAGCCCCAAAACATATGCCGAGGAAGCCACAAGATAACCGTGGGCGGGGCTTGCAACCCTGGGGCCGTTCTGTCCAAAAATGGCGTTATCGGAAGCGATAGTGAAGTCACAGTGATATGCCAGATGATTATGCCCACCAATACAATACCCCCTCACAGCCGCAATAACTGGCTTAAGGCAGTTTTGAATTGCACCATCAAAGTCAGGAACACTCGCCAGTGCCATACCCCCTGGACCTTGAAGACCACCATCGGCTTCCCATTCCATATCACCACCAACACCAAAATGATTTCCGGCACCAGTGTATACCACTACACCTATATTCTTATCGTTGCTTGCTTCCAAAACAGTCTCAGCTATCTCTGCCCAGCCAATGTTTGTCATAGCATTCATCTTTTCCGGACGGTTAAACATTATCCTTGCTACCCCGCCACCTACGTCCCTGTATTTCTTGTGGTATACTACCTCCTTTAGATTCATGTTTGTAACGGGTTCCCATTCTGACCATGCCATGGCTAAAATCCTCCTATAATTGTTTTTGCTTGGTTCATTTCCTTGAATAACGTTTGAGAATCTACAAGACTAATTTCAGGGGGAAGCTTACCTGCTACTTGTAAAAGTTGTGACCATAAGGGACAAGCCATAAGTGAAATACCGGCATCCTTCGCTGATTTGAGCAAACGGTGGATGTCAGTCCACCTTTTGTCTTTTTCGCTTGCTATTTGGATACCCATAGCCGTTGCATTCTTTGCTACCTTTATCTTAGTATCCCGGTTTTCCAACAGATGCGACCATCGGAAAGGCCCTCCGGCGAGGGCAGCAAGAGCTTCCTGTGTAAACACAACTCCTGCATCACTTCCGTTCTTCTTGGCTTCCATAGCCATAGCTATATTGCCAAGGAGCGAATTCTCTAAAGCATCTCGACAAATCAAGATAATATCCATCTCTATTTTACCTCCCGTTAATCAGTTTAGTTATATAGCTTCAACAGCAATTATAAGACTCTCTCTACCCCCCCCTTTCTTATTAACTGTTTTCCTCCTATGGAATCATATGCTTCAAAAGGGTGCTGCCCAATTACCTCCCACTTTAAAACTATCTATTTCCTTCTTCCAGTATGAATAATTATCAAATGGCACAGTGGATGTCAATGACTAAAATAATGTTTTTGTTCCCTTCAAATATCTCTTATAACTGACACCTTTTCTGCCTTGACTTGTCGGATACATTACTTTATTATTAAATTTCCGTACCCAAATAATAGATTAGTCACACATATGCAACAGTTGCCAAGATGAATCAAGAACAGAGATTACCTCTTTATTAAGCTAGGAGATAAGAGCATGTCTAAATCAACAGATGGTTCACCACCCAAAGAATACTATCCTGTTGTTGATACTCACCTGCATTGTTATCGGAGTGCCGAGGCAGGCCGACTGGCCATGGGATTGACACCTTCTTATACCACCTATTCCGGCACTGTAGATGATGCCATGAATGCCATGAAGAAGGCTAATATCTCCAAAGCCATCATGGTAAATACCATTCCTCTGGCCTACATGAGAGATGCTGCACTGAGTAAACTCCGTCCCGACCTTTCATCTGAACATCGTCATCAAGCAGAGGAGGAAATACAGAGAACACTTCTCGAAAGGCTGGCTAGACTCAATACCTGGAGCTGTGAAGTAGCTAAAGAGAATCCCAACCTTTTTGCTACCATAACTCTTGACCCTATCATGGGCCCTGAGGTTTTGAGGACAGAGGTACTGGATAAGGTCATAAGCCATGGGGCGAAAGCATTGAAGCTTCATCCCCCGATAGGTCGTTATTACCCGACTGATGAGTCCCTGTTTCCGGCTTATGAAGCCAGTCAAGAATTAGGCATACCAATCATCTTTCACTGTGGTCCACATCCTCATCCTGACAATCCCAAAAAGGCAGTAGAATATTCTAGCCCCCGGCACTTCGAAGCCTTGCTCATCAGATTTCCTGGACTTAAAGTAGTAATGGCCCATAACATGGGAGCCGGGATCTGTCATTATTGGCCTGACCTTTATAAACCCTATTATAAGGATGCCATATCTATCGCCAGAAAGGGATATCCTAACGCTTACTTTGACCTGAGCGCATGTATAGCCGAGGCTATTGGTGGATACGGAATGCCGCCTAAAGACATAACGGCTTTGATTCGAGATCTAGGTGCTGAAAGAGTGTTTTTCGGCAGTGATTTTCCCTGGTATGAGCCAATTGAGGCTGTTCAAGGTGTGCTGAAGCTGGATCTCGAAGAATGGGAGAAGCGCCTCATCATGGGTGAGAATGCTATGCGGGTGTTCAATATTTAGTAAATTTTCAGCTTCCTCTTTTGTTGTAAGTTGCCTTATAGCTGAATAATATCCACCTCGGCTTTTCCATGGGAAATGGTGAGGATAGCAATAGTTCCTAACTCATTCGTATAGTTAGGGAACGTGGCACTACCGGGGTTTATGAAAAGGAATCCTTGAGTTCTACACAATAAAGCCTTATGAGTGTCACCAAAAACAAGGATATCAGGAACATCTTCATGTCCATGTATTATTTCCCCAAGCGTCCCTTCTAATTCCTGGTTGGAGGAAGAACCCGAAGAATACAGAAGAGGGTGTAACTTAGGGTAGGGGAAAACATGAATAAGCCATAAAGAAAAGCCTTCAAAGTTTAGAACGTATCTTTCTTTTACTCTGCCGTTCAACGAAGACAAGTCATCATCACCCCTAGCCGCAAGCACCAGAGCTATTTCCCCAAGTTCATCAAGCACTGCAGACGAGTAAATATCCCCGGCATGTAAAATAACGTCTACATCCCTGAAAATCTCCTTTACCTGAATGGGAAGTGATTTCGCATCATACGGAATATGAGTGTCCGAAATTAGGCCTATACGCATTTTTACTCCTTTTATCTCATGACAAAGAAAGGGTAAAGGGATACCGAATAATAACCTCAAACTAAGAGGAACCGCTACAGTAGGGTCTACTGCAGTGTAGTCATATTTGAATTAATGGGCGCTGATCTTATTTATTTGAGAGAGTATAAGGGACTGTCGGTTCTTGGTCAATCTTTTTATAAATATTTTTTGTGAATTAAGTTTATTTATTGTATTTTTTTCTTGACATACTATATATTGTGGTTTATATCTAAACTCATACAATATAAGCTATAAACAGCCTAAAAACCTTAGAGCAAACCCTGTACCACTAACGTGTGGAGGCGTCTTATGAATACCTTAAAAGAGGTTGATCTTAAAAATAGAAGGACAAAAACTGACGAAGAAACCACTGATATGGCACTATTCGTTCGTACCTCTAAAGAGGACATTTTAGGCTGGAACAGGCAACGAATTGTAGATGCCCTGGTAAGAGAAACTTATATAGATATTGATACTGCAGAAGAGATCAGTAAAGAAGTAGAAAGGCAGATTATTGATTCCAAGATCATAGTTGTCACAGCCCCTCTTATAAGGGAATTGGTAGATGCCAAACTCATCGAAAGAGGTTTAGAACAGGCACGCAGGATGCACACCCGTTTAGGGGTTCCTCTTTATGATGTAGATCAGCTCATCCTCCATCCTAACAAAGAGAATGCCAATGTACCCCACGGTCCTGAAGCTACAAATCTAACTTTGGCAGAAGTAATTAAAAAGGAATATGCCCTGCTTAACGTCTTTTCACAAGAGATAGGGGATGCCCATATGCGGGGAGATATACACATCCATGACCTGGGGTTTATTGACCGTCCTTATTGTTCAGGGCAATCCCTGGAGTATATAAAAAAATTTGGTCTAAACCTCCCCAACTCACTCTCTATAGCGAAACCAGCAAAGCATCCAGAAGTCCTGCTAGCCCATATGGTGAAGTTTGCTGCTGCACTACAAAGCCATTTTGCTGGTGCTATTGGGTGGGATGCTGTTAATCTGTTCTTTGCCCCTTATTTAACAGGGTTAAGTGATGCAGAGGTAAAACAGCTAGCCCAGATGCTTATCTTTGAGTTTTCCCAGCAGGCAGTAGCTCGTGGAGGACAGGCAATCTTCACAGATATCAACCTGTACTGGGAAGTTCCTAAACATTTTGAGGATGTTCCTGCTATTGGCCCCGGTGGTACTTATACCGGCAAACCTTATAAGTACTATTTAGAAGAGTCCCAGAGGTTCGTATGGTTGCTCTTTGACGTATTTAAGGAAGGAGATGGGGTTGGCAGACCTTTCTTCTTCCCCAAGCCTTTAGTCCATATTACAGAAAAGTTCTTTCAAACACCGGGTCATGAAGCATTTCTAGACCATATATGTGATGTTGCAAGTGAAAAAGGAAATACATACTTTGTATTTGACAGAGGCAACACAGCCAAGATTTCGGAATGCTGTCGGTTAAGCTTCAAACTGGAAACTTCTGATCTTGAGGATGCTAAAGAACCCTGGAAGATGAGATATACCGCCCTTCAAAACGTAACCTTAAACTTACCTAGGATGGGATATCTGGCAAAGGAAGATGATACCAAATTGTACTCCAATATCTCTCAATTCATGGAAATGGCAGTACAGGCACATCTCCAAAAGAAGGCTTTTATAGAAAAATTATTGTCACTTGGAGAAAAAGGCCCTTTAGCCTTACTTACTATGGATAAGGATGGCTCTCCCTATCTAAGAATGAATAGAGCTACTTATTTAATTGGGATGTTAGGATTGAATGAACTGATCAAGATTCATACAGGTGAAGAATTGCAACATTCTAAGACTTCTTTGAAATTTGGCTTAAAAATAATCGCCCATATGAAGTTATTGGCAGATAAATTAAGCAAAAAACACGGAATGAGATTTGTTCTTGAGCAATCACCTGCAGAAAGCACTGCTTATCGTTTTGCTAAATTGGATCTAAAATACCATTCACCGGAATCGGGTCATATAGTCAAAGGGAACATATCAAGAGAAGAGGTTTATTATACAAATTCCACATATCTTCCTGTCTCGTTACAGGTTAATCCAATTGAACGGGTCAGAAAGGAAGGTCTTTTTCATCCACTAATAGAGGCAGGGGCATTAACCCACATATGGCTGGGTGAGGCAAAGCCATCAAAGGAGTCGTTGAAAAATTTTGTTATAAAAACCTTTAGAGGTACCCTAAACGATCAGATAGCGTTTTCTCCTGAGTTTACAACCTGCATATCCTGTGGCAAAACAGCCAGAGGATTAAGCGAAAAGTGTATATACTGTGGTTCCCTCGAGATAGAAGGTATTACAAGAATCACGGG
This window harbors:
- the surE gene encoding 5'/3'-nucleotidase SurE; this encodes MKIMVTNDDGINSQGLSTLTDALRSIAEVWAVAPDREMSAVSHSLTLHKPLRAKEIAPKYYSVNGTPTDCVNLGVNSILKTKPDLIVSGINKGGNLGDDIVYSGTVAAAREGTMLGIPSFAISLVAEKDFKFQTAAIFAVRLAEHLLKNKLPKGTFLNINVPNTEIEGTFPYRITRQGKRFHGGSIVEKVDPRGEKYYWFGNNDLGFEEIKDSDSHAIAQNCISVTPLRLELTDYSFLEELSTWVL
- a CDS encoding enoyl-CoA hydratase-related protein → MAWSEWEPVTNMNLKEVVYHKKYRDVGGGVARIMFNRPEKMNAMTNIGWAEIAETVLEASNDKNIGVVVYTGAGNHFGVGGDMEWEADGGLQGPGGMALASVPDFDGAIQNCLKPVIAAVRGYCIGGHNHLAYHCDFTIASDNAIFGQNGPRVASPAHGYLVASSAYVLGLRRAKEMWMVCRQYTARQAYEMDLINIVVPEAKLEEEVDRWCEDLLGLSPTCLQIVKQSFNAVGNEIKWTTDKILSLIAPDFFDRPEVKEAHDAFFNKRTPNFWKDTKKGSK
- a CDS encoding amidohydrolase family protein produces the protein MSKSTDGSPPKEYYPVVDTHLHCYRSAEAGRLAMGLTPSYTTYSGTVDDAMNAMKKANISKAIMVNTIPLAYMRDAALSKLRPDLSSEHRHQAEEEIQRTLLERLARLNTWSCEVAKENPNLFATITLDPIMGPEVLRTEVLDKVISHGAKALKLHPPIGRYYPTDESLFPAYEASQELGIPIIFHCGPHPHPDNPKKAVEYSSPRHFEALLIRFPGLKVVMAHNMGAGICHYWPDLYKPYYKDAISIARKGYPNAYFDLSACIAEAIGGYGMPPKDITALIRDLGAERVFFGSDFPWYEPIEAVQGVLKLDLEEWEKRLIMGENAMRVFNI
- a CDS encoding metallophosphoesterase family protein, whose amino-acid sequence is MRIGLISDTHIPYDAKSLPIQVKEIFRDVDVILHAGDIYSSAVLDELGEIALVLAARGDDDLSSLNGRVKERYVLNFEGFSLWLIHVFPYPKLHPLLYSSGSSSNQELEGTLGEIIHGHEDVPDILVFGDTHKALLCRTQGFLFINPGSATFPNYTNELGTIAILTISHGKAEVDIIQL
- the nrdD gene encoding anaerobic ribonucleoside-triphosphate reductase codes for the protein MNTLKEVDLKNRRTKTDEETTDMALFVRTSKEDILGWNRQRIVDALVRETYIDIDTAEEISKEVERQIIDSKIIVVTAPLIRELVDAKLIERGLEQARRMHTRLGVPLYDVDQLILHPNKENANVPHGPEATNLTLAEVIKKEYALLNVFSQEIGDAHMRGDIHIHDLGFIDRPYCSGQSLEYIKKFGLNLPNSLSIAKPAKHPEVLLAHMVKFAAALQSHFAGAIGWDAVNLFFAPYLTGLSDAEVKQLAQMLIFEFSQQAVARGGQAIFTDINLYWEVPKHFEDVPAIGPGGTYTGKPYKYYLEESQRFVWLLFDVFKEGDGVGRPFFFPKPLVHITEKFFQTPGHEAFLDHICDVASEKGNTYFVFDRGNTAKISECCRLSFKLETSDLEDAKEPWKMRYTALQNVTLNLPRMGYLAKEDDTKLYSNISQFMEMAVQAHLQKKAFIEKLLSLGEKGPLALLTMDKDGSPYLRMNRATYLIGMLGLNELIKIHTGEELQHSKTSLKFGLKIIAHMKLLADKLSKKHGMRFVLEQSPAESTAYRFAKLDLKYHSPESGHIVKGNISREEVYYTNSTYLPVSLQVNPIERVRKEGLFHPLIEAGALTHIWLGEAKPSKESLKNFVIKTFRGTLNDQIAFSPEFTTCISCGKTARGLSEKCIYCGSLEIEGITRITGYFTKTSSWNKGKMGELNDRFRNHGFLQERELDVINLR